The Kribbella amoyensis genomic sequence GCGAGATGGGCGACAGCCACGTCGGTCTGCAGGCCCGGCTGATGAGCCAGGCGCTGCGGAAGATGACCGGTGCGGTCAGCGGGACCGGGACCACGGCGATCTTCATCAACCAGCTGCGCGAGAAGATCGGCGTCATGTTCGGTTCGCCGGAGACCACGACCGGTGGTAAGGCGCTGAAGTTCTACGCGTCGGTGCGGCTGGACGTCCGCCGGATCGAGTCGCTCAAGGACGGCAGCGACGTGGTCGGCAACCGGACCCGCGTCAAGGTCGTGAAGAACAAGGTGGCCCCGCCGTTCAAGCAGGCCGAGTTCGACATCATCTACGGCCAGGGCATCAGCCGTGAGGGCAGCCTGCTGGACCTCGGTGTCGACCAGGGCTTCGTCCGCAAGGCCGGCGCCTGGTTCACCTACGAGAGCGACCAGCTCGGCCAGGGCCGGGAGAACGCGCGGAACTTCCTGCGCGACAACCCCGATCTGGCCAACGAGCTGGAGAAGAAGATCAAGGAGAAGATGGGCATCGGCCCGACCGTGGACGAGCCGGCCGCGGCACCGGCCGAGGTCGATGTCGACTTCTGATTCCGCTACCCCGGGAAGCAGCGCCTCCACATCGGGAGACGCTGCCCCCGGGCGGCTCGCCCTGGACCAGTCCGAGCGCCTGGCCATGGCCCGCGAGCTGCTGGCCCGAGGTCCCGTCTCCCCAGCTCCCGCGACCCCATCGGAGTCTTCGGCGGGAGGATCGTTTGCGGGGGAGACCGCACCTGGAGCCCGCCCGGCTGGTCGCGCTGACTCGATCACGGGAGAACGCGGTGGGAGTACGCGGCGGGTTCCTCGGACCCGGCGCTTCGGTTCCACCTTGTCCAAGCGTGGCCGAGCCAGGACGCCTGATGACCCGGACGGACCGGTCGATCCAGAGCTCGACCCACCGGCGGATCCGCACGCGGCGGCCCGCACGATCCTGCTCGACAAGCTCACCGGCCAGCCGCGGACCCGCGCGGAGCTGGCCGACGTCCTGGCCGAGCGGGAGATCTCGGACGACGTGGCCGACGAAGTCCTCGACCGCTTCGTCGAGGTGGGCCTGATCAACGACGCCGCGTTCGCGACCGCCTGGGTGGAGTCCCGTCATCGCGGCCGTGGTCTCGGCAAACGCGCTCTCGCCCAGGAGCTCCGCCGCCGCGGCGTCGACGACGAACTGGCCCGCGACGCCCTCGAAGAGCTGGACCAGGACCAGGAAGAAGAAACGGCACGTGCCCTGGTTCGCAAGAAGCTCCGCTCGATGCGTTCCCTCGAACGCGAAGTCGCCATGCGCCGCCTGCTCGGTCTCCTGGGCCGCAAAGGGTACCCAGGCCCCCTCGCGATGAAGGTCGTCAAGGAAGAGCTGGCCGCCTCCGAAGAAGAGCTCCCGCTCCTCAACGACTCCGGCCTCGAGGCGGAGTAGGCCCAACACCCCGACAGCCTTCCGCGGCTCGCATCGCCGGGATACTCCCGTCATGGGATACGTCGGCTCGTACACGTGGCAATTGCGCCAGCACGTCGGTTCGGAACTCCTGCTGATGCCGGGCGCGCAAGTCCTCGTCATCGACCATGAGGACCGCATCCTCTTCCAGCAACGCGCGGACTCCGGCCTGTGGGAGTTCCCCGCCGGCGCTGCCGAGCCGGGCACCACATTCCGCAGTACGGCAGCTCGGGAACTCCGCGAAGAATCAGGTCTCCAGGTCGAGGAATCCGACCTGATCCCGTTCGCGTCCCTCTCCGATCCGGCCGTCCACCAGATCACGTATCCCAACGGCGACCGCATGCACTGTTTCGCGCTCTGCTTCTACACCCGCCGATGGACCGGCACCCTCACCGCGGATCCCACTGAAGTCCGGCAAGCGACCTTCCAGAACCCCGCCGAACCGCCCGAACCCCTCCAGCCCCAAACCCGGGCAGTCCTGAATCTCTTCACGGCCTACCGCCGCACCAACACCTTCCAAGCGAACTAGCTCAAACGGGGTAGTGAGGAGGGTGGTTGCTGGGGCGGGTGGGGGAGGAGAAGTGGGGTGGCGGACGGCGAGGGTTGTTGACGGTTGGGGGTGGGCGGTGTGTCATCCGAAGTACGGAGCGGTTCTTGGGACCGGTCCGTAGGCTGGGCTTTTTGTCGATCCGCCCCTGACACCTCGCGGAGGGTGCAATGAGCGATTTCCAGGAACAGGCGAAGAACTGGCTCCGGAACGTCGTCAAGCAGAACCCGGACAAGATCAAAGCCGGAGTCGAGAAAGCCGGCGACCTGATCGACAAGCAGACGGGCGGGAAGTACGCCGAGAAGGTCGACTCCGTGCAGGAGAAGGTCGGCCAATACGTCGACTCCCAGTCCGGTGACCAGTCCGGGTCCACCTCCTCCGGCGACCAGAGCACCCCGGACTCCACCACCTCGGACTCGACCACCACGGCCTCGAGCACCTCGGGATCCGCCTCGGGATCCACCGCCTCGGAGGCGCCCGGCGATACCGCCGGCTCCGGGAACACGGCAGCGCCCGGGGGAGGTACGCCGCCTCCGGAAGGGATGAGCGACGACTCCGAGCCGGCCGGATCCGCGGACGACTCCGCTGATCCGCTGGGCGCCGAAGCGGACCAGACCGGTGAGGCCCGGGCCGACCAGTCGCCGACCGAGACGGGTGAGGAATCAGCAGCCGGTCGAGGCGACGGTGCCCCGGACGCGGCGACCCAGGACGGCGCCGGCGGTTCGAGCGGCGGCGTGGTCGGCGGCGAAACCCCGAACCCGGCAGACCAGCCGGCCGCGTCCACCGGTTCCACCACCGAAGGCGCCGGCACCGGCGGTACCTCGACCCAGCCAGGCGCCACCAGCCAGGACAAGACCGACGAGGGTGGCCTCCCCGGTCCTCGAGACAGCTGACACCGCAGTAGCAGCAGCACGACCACGCGACCGCCGGCCGACGCACGGCAGTTCTACCGGCGACGCACTGCGAATCAAGGTGGAGCTGACAGCGAAACTGCGCCAGACATCGCCTGACGGAGAGCCCGCCTTCGACGAAGGCGGGCTCTCCGTGCATGAAAGGGAGCGGATGAGGGCCGAGTTCGATCGCCGCGTCGCGCGAACAGCCCGATCGAAAGGCGAGCAGGGAGCGTACGAGAGGTGGTGAACCGGGTGCTACGTGCCGTGGTCAGGTGACTCGGGAGGGTTGGGAGATTGCGGTTGGTGAGGTTCGGGGCGGGTGGAGAGTGTCTTCTTGACCCTGTGGATAGCCGCGCCTAGCCTCGGGATAAGTAAGGGAACTGTCCACCCGGACGGTTGATGACATAGCAGTCGGAGGGCTGGTCGTGACCGGCCGGACGGCTCGCCGGATCCGCGACTCGTCGTGATCCGGGGATTTCGAGATCAACGCTCGACCGAGCTGGACCGAGGCGGCGACCGAACGCCGTCCCATAGGAACGGAACCCGGTGCCCACCGGGTGTATCGGCGTACGACCGCACCTGGACGGCGTGCTGCGGCGTACCGTTTTCTCGATCGCTGTGTGGTGATCCCTTCGACCAAGAGCTGGTCACGCCTGGGCGTGGCTCGAAGAAGGGGAGACGCCGATGCAGCAGCTTTCGGCCCTGTCGGCGGTTTCGTTCGCGGCGATGCCCACGGCGGCGTCGATCGGGCTGGTCCTGGTCGGGTCGCTGATCGCCGTCCTGCTGGCCTGGATCGGTCTCAGCCTGTCACGCCGGAAGGTCGCCGACGCCACCGCGGCCGCGACCGCTGCCGAGGCGAACGCCAAGCTGGAAGCCGCGACCGCGATCTCCGAGGCGAAGTCCGCGGGGGATCGGATCAGGCGCGAGGCCGAGGACGAGGCGACCGCGGTACGGGCCCGGGCGAAGGAGGCCGAGCAGCGGGCGGACGAGTCGCGTCGGCAGGCCGAGGAGCAGCGTCGGCAGGCTGAGGATCGTGGGTCCGAGATCCGTCGTGAGGCGGAGCAGCGGGCGTCCGCGGTACGCCGCGAGGCCGAGGCGGAGGCGCAGTCGATCCGGGAGGACCTGCGCGAGCAGCGGCTGGAGATGGAGCGCCGCGAGCACCGGCTGACCGAGCGCGAGGAGCGTCTCGACGAGCTGAACGTGGGACTGGACGAGCGCAAGGCGGAGCTGACCACCCAGCTCGCCGAGATCGACCGGCAGCGGGCCGAGATCCGCGATCTCGAGGAAGAGCGCCGGCGGATCCTCGAAGGCGTCGCCAACCTGACCGCCGAGCAGGCGAAGACCGAGCTGATCGCGGCCATCGAGACCGAGGCGAAGCGGCACGCGCACACCATCGTCCGTGAGATCGAGCGGCAGGCGCTGGACGAGGGCGAGACCAAGGCCCGCAAGATCATCACCGGTGCCGTCCAGCGGCTCGCGTCCGAGCAGACCAGCGAGTCGGTCGTCTCCGTCGTGCACCTGCCGAGTGACGACATGAAGGGCCGGATCATCGGGCGCGAAGGCCGGAACATCCGGTCGTTCGAGCAGACCACCGGCGTCAACCTGATCATCGACGACACCCCCGAAGCGGTGCTGCTGTCCTGCTTCGACCCGGTACGCCGGGAGACCGCGCGGCTCACCCTGGACTCGCTGGTACTGGACGGCCGGATCCACCCGAGCCGGATCGAGGAGATCTACGAGCGCAGCCGCGGCGAGGTGGCCGAGTTGTGCGAGCGGGCCGCCGAGGACGCGATGGCCGAGGTGGGGATCACCGACCTGCACCCCGAGCTGATCCGGACGATGGGCCTGCTCCGGTACCGCACGTCGTACGGGCAGAACGTGCTCAAGCATCTGATCGAGTCCGCGCACATCGCCGGGATGATGGCCGCCGAACTCGGGCTGGACCCGAAACTGTGCAAACGGGGCGCGTTCCTGCACGACATCGGCAAGGCGCTCACCCACGAGTCCGAGGGCAGCCACGCGATTGTCGGCGCCGACCTGGCCCGCAAGTACGGCGAGACCGATGACGTCGTGCACTGCATCGAGGCGCACCACAACGAGGTCGAGGTGCGGACCGTCGAGGCCGTCCTCACCCAGGCCGCCGACGCGGTGAGCGGGGGACGACCGGGTGCGCGGCGTGAATCGCTGGAGGCGTATGTGCAGCGGCTCGAACGGCTCGAGGAGATCGCGATGCACCACGACGGCGTGGAGAAAGTGTTCGCGATGCAGGCCGGCCGCGAGATCCGGGTGATGGTGCTGCCCGACGCCGTCGACGACATCGCGGCCCAGGTGATGGCGCGCGACATCGCCAAGCAGGTCGAGGAAGAGCTCACCTACCCTGGTCAGATCCGCGTCACCGTCGTCCGCGAATCCCGCGCCACCGAGGTCGCCAAGTAGCCCAGGCGGCCGAAGAGGTCACTAGGGGATGGGGGCGACCACCTGCTGACGACGCTCAGATCACCGCTATGACGAGCTCAGAACCGGCGCGGTGATTCCTCGCGAAGATGCGTCGGCGTGACGTCGATCGGCTCCTCGACCGGGTACTCGTGCGGGGCGGTGCTGTACTGGTCCTCGACCACGGGATCGATGATCGGCTTCTCGTCGGCGCCGCGCTGGTTGGCGAGCCGATAGGACAGCCACATTCCGGCGGCACCGGCGAGCATGATGATGATGCCGACGACGGTGAAGTTCACCGGTCCGGAGGTGTCCCGGATCGCGAAGGCGATGATGCCGCCGAGAGCGATGAGCAGAATTCCTGCGCCGATTCTCATGGAGTACCTCCTTAGAGTCACACGCTCACTCTCAGTACCCAGCGTCACCGAATGTCATGCACGGCCCGCTTGCCGACCACCCCTTCCGTGGCCGCTCCTAGCGCTGCGCGATCGCGTAGGTCAGGTAGGTCACGCCTTTCGGAGAGGGCTGCGTACGGACCGGTTCCAGGGCAATCCGATCCGCGTCGACGCCGTCGAACAGACGAATACCGGAGCCGAACAGCACGGGCGACACGGTGATCGTGAACTCGTCGACGAGACCGGCGTTCAGGCATTCCTGGACCATCGTGGCGCCGCCGGCGATGCGGACATCTCGGTCACCGGCGGACTGACGGGCCTGGTCAAGAGCGGTCTGGACGCCGTCGTTGACGAAGTGAAACGTCGTGCCGCCAGGGCGCTGCCAGGGATCCCGCTCGGTGTGCGTCACGACGAAGACGGGGGTGTGGAACGGCGCCTCCTCCGGCCACGACAACTCGCCGGCGTCGAACATGTTCTTGCCCATGACGCTCGCGCCGGTGCGCTCGTGGGTCGTCCGCGCGATGTCGTTGTCGAGTCCCTCGTCACCGCCCTGGCCGAGCTTGAGGTTCTCCCGGAAGAAGCGCTGTGGGAACGCCGCCTGGTGCAGTTCTGCCCACTGCGCCATCCAGCGCCGCACGCTCGGGTCGTCCTGCTTCCTCTCAGGCCCGAACAGGTCAGTGACCGGTACGGCGTCGGGTGCGATGAAGCCGTCCAGCGACATCGTGATGCTGAAGAACACCTTTCCGGCCATCAGTTTTCTCCATTCCTCTTGGAGCGATCTCGTTCGGTGTGGTGTGTTTCGGCCGCCTCGTCGGCGTCGCGGCGCACAGGTTCAGCCGGTGACGGCGAACAGCTTGCCGATCGCGTCCAGCAGACCCGCGGTGCCCGACTCGCGACCCGCCGCGGCCTCCGGCCCGGGACCGTGCACGCCGTCGAGATGGACACCCTGCTCGGTGTAGGTGAGCCGGGTTCCCGGGCCCGGGCCGTCGTCGGTAGGAGCGAACACGACGGTGGCGATCGAAGTCGAAGCGTGCAACCCGTCCAGCCACATGTCGTAGGTGTAGACGATCCGCTGGTTGGGCGTGATGTCGGTGTACGTGCCGCGGTACCGCGACAGCGGGCCGCCCTCGCGGTGTCGCCCGTCGTCGATCACCACGCCGCCGACCCGGAAGTCGTCGGTGCGCTCGACGTAGACGAAGGCGTCGCTGCCGAACCACTTGCGCTTGATCTCGGGATCCGCGAAGGCCGCCCAGACCCGGTCGACAGGTACTGGGTATTCACGCTCGAGCACGAAGGTGGCGTGCGTCTGGGTACGACCGGTCATGTCAGTTCTCCTCTGGGGAGCGATGGTTGGTGAGGTAGTCGCCCAGGCGGTCGAGCTGCCGTTCCTGCGGACGGCGGTGGGCCACGATCCAGGCATTCGCCGGGACCATCGCATCCGGCACGAGTTGGTACGTACGCACCCGGCCGACCTTCTCCGACGAAACGATCTGCGCCTCCTCGAGTACTCGGAGGTGCTGGACGACGGTGGGCAGGGCCATGCCGAATGGTTCGGCGAGTTGGCTCACCGAGGCCGGTCCGTGGACGAGCCGAGCGACCATGGCACGCCGGGTGCCGTCCGCCAGTGCCCGGAACATCCGGTCGAGTCCGGCGTCAGCGCCGCCCTCGTCCAGATACTTAGTCATATTGCTAAGTAACTGCACGCAGCCATAGTTTGTCAACCGCGCTCGCGGCGAGGACAGCTGTCCGGTCAGCCTGCTGCGGTAGGAGCCAGGGGCGGCGAGACGTCGAGCTCGGTCAGCGGAACGCGGCGTGGCCGGTCAGGGCCTGGCCGATGACGAGTTGGTGGACCTCGGAGGTGCCCTCGTACGTCAGCACGGACTCCAGGTTGTTGGCGTGCCGCATGATCGGGTACTCCCCGCTGATCCCGTTGGCGGCCAGGATCGTGCGGCACTCCCGCGCGATCGCGATCGCCTCGCGCACGTTGTTGAGCTTGCCGACGCTGACCTGCTCGGGCCGCAGCGCGCCCCTCTCCTTCAGCCGGCCGAGGTGGACCGCGAGCAGGGTGCCCTTGGTCAACTCGACGGCCATGTCGGCGAGCTTGGCCTGGGTCAACTGGTACGCGGCCAGCGGCTTGTCGAACACCTGCCGCTCACCCGCGTACTCGATCGCGGTCTCCAGGCAGTCCCGGGCCGCGCCCATCGCGCCGAAGATGATGCCGAACCGGGCCTCGTTCAGACAGCCCAGCGGACCCGACAAACCCTTTGCCCCTGGCAACATCGCGGAGGCCGGCAACCGGACGTCGGACAACACCAGCTCGGACGTCACCGACGCGCGCAGCGACAGCTTCCGGGTGACCTCCGGTGCCGAGAACCCCGGCGTGTCCGTCGGAACGGCGAAGCCGCGCACCCCGTCGTCGGTCCGGGCCCAGACGATCGCGACGTCGGCGACGGAGCCGTTCGTGATCCACATCTTCGAGCCGTTGAGGATCCAGTCGTCACCGTCGCGCCGTGCGGCCGTCCGCATCCCGGCCGGGTTGGACCCGAAGTCGGGCTCGGTCAGACCGAAGCAGCCGATCGCCTCGCCGGCCGCCATCCGGGGGAGCCACTCCTGCTTCTGCTCCTCGCTCCCGTACTTCCACAGTGCGTACATCGCCAGAGAACCCTGGACCGACACCAGCGACCGCATCCCCGAGTCGGCCGCCTCGATCTCCAGACAGGCCAGCCCGTACGCCACCGGCCCGAGCCCGGCGCAGCCGTACCCGGTGAGGTGCATCCCGAGCAGGCCGAGCGAACCGAGCTCCTTCGCCAGCTCCCGCGCCGGGATCGAGCCGCTCTCGAACCACTCCGGCAAGGAGGGCCGCAATCGCTCGTCAGCGAACCGCCGTGCCGCGGCCCGGACGTCAACCTCCTCCTCGGTCAGCAAGGAGTCGACATCGAGCAGATCCACCGAACCCGTCATGTGCTCACGCTAGCCGCTGCCGCCGACGGGCACGCTGGGGAGAACCACACTTCTTCGGTGGGGAAAACCACACAGCCGGCCACACCGACGACGCCGAGCAGCTACTTGCGGTACCAGGGCCACCACCAGTACCGCTTGCGCGGGTGCCGGACGACGATCGAGCCGTGCTTGGCCTGGCCGGTGACCCGGATCCGGACCCCACCGGCGCGCGGCGCGGTCGCCTTGTTCTTGGCCATGCCGTGGACGACGTCGACCGTGTCCATGTCGACGCTCCAGCCCTCCGGCACGATCAGGACCACCGAGCTGTGCTTGGCCCGCGCGTCCACGTGGATCTGCGGCCACCGCACGACGGCATCGGTGAAGTCCAGCCGGACCGAGGCGTGCTCGGCGATCGCGGTCAGGCGCTCGGGCACCTGCCACGGCCCCTGGCGGTTCTGGGCGCTGTGCTTGGCCCGGATGGTCAGCTCGGCGGCGTCGCTGCCGTGCGCGACCGGTACCAGGTCGGCGGTCGCGGTGCGCAGCTCCAGCTGGGTCTTGGCGGAGTAGATCTGGGAGAGCCGCTCGTCCAGCTCCTCGAAGTCCAGCCGGCCGTCGCTGTGCGCTTCCTGGACCACCGCGGCGGCTCGTTCACGGTCGTTGTCGGAGGCCCGGTGGCCGGGCGGCGGCTGTTCCAGACTCATGCGTCAACGGTAGCGCCGGTGCCCGTCCATCCAGGACGTCCCCGGCCAGGCGGCAGCAAGGCGATGTCCAGGAACCGGCCGAACACCGCCGACCAGGTCTGCTCCAGCTCGTCCGCGCGGCGGTCGGCCTCGGCGACGACGTCGTCCGGATCGAAGCCCCAGGCACGCAAGGTGTCCGGCTTCCAGGTGCGGACCCGCTCGGCGGCGACCTCCGGATGGAACTGCACCCCCCAGCCCCGACCGATCCGCAGCATCTGGTGCGGACAGCGCTCGCTGGACATCAGCAGGACGGCCTCGTCCGGCAGCCGGGTGATCTGGTCCTGGTGGCTCTCGATCGCCGGGACCGTCGACGGCAGACCGGCGAGCAGCGGGTCCGCCTGCGCGTCAGGCAGCAGCGTCAGCTCGGTGACCCCCTTCTCCGGGAGCCCGTGCTTGCCGAGCACCTCACCGCCGAACGTGTGCGCCAGCAACTGCGCGCCCAGGCAGATCCCGAGCACCGGTACCTGGTCGCCCTCGACCGTGGTCCGCAGCAGCTCGCGCTCGGCCGGCAACCAGGGCGAGTCGGTATCGGCGTCCGGCAGCATCCCGCCACCGAGCAGGATCAGGGCAGCATGTCCGTCGGGATCTGCGGGCACCGGTTCGCCGGCGTGCGCGCGAACGACGACCGGCGTGAGGCCGCGCGCCGTGATCCAGTCGAGCAGGCGGCCCGGCCCGCTGCCCGGATCGTTCTCGATGATCAGCACCGTCGTCGTCATGGGCACAAGCTAGCCGCCCACCGGGTACGCCGGACCACAGGGCCGCGACTCGTGTACCCGGGGTAACACCTGGTACTCGGCCGGGCCGTCCACCTGGGACAATGGCCGCGTGAATCCGCGTACCGTCGTCATCCTCGGCTCGACCGGCTCCATCGGCACCCAGGCTCTGG encodes the following:
- a CDS encoding SRPBCC domain-containing protein translates to MTGRTQTHATFVLEREYPVPVDRVWAAFADPEIKRKWFGSDAFVYVERTDDFRVGGVVIDDGRHREGGPLSRYRGTYTDITPNQRIVYTYDMWLDGLHASTSIATVVFAPTDDGPGPGTRLTYTEQGVHLDGVHGPGPEAAAGRESGTAGLLDAIGKLFAVTG
- a CDS encoding NUDIX domain-containing protein, which encodes MGYVGSYTWQLRQHVGSELLLMPGAQVLVIDHEDRILFQQRADSGLWEFPAGAAEPGTTFRSTAARELREESGLQVEESDLIPFASLSDPAVHQITYPNGDRMHCFALCFYTRRWTGTLTADPTEVRQATFQNPAEPPEPLQPQTRAVLNLFTAYRRTNTFQAN
- a CDS encoding dihydrofolate reductase family protein codes for the protein MAGKVFFSITMSLDGFIAPDAVPVTDLFGPERKQDDPSVRRWMAQWAELHQAAFPQRFFRENLKLGQGGDEGLDNDIARTTHERTGASVMGKNMFDAGELSWPEEAPFHTPVFVVTHTERDPWQRPGGTTFHFVNDGVQTALDQARQSAGDRDVRIAGGATMVQECLNAGLVDEFTITVSPVLFGSGIRLFDGVDADRIALEPVRTQPSPKGVTYLTYAIAQR
- a CDS encoding DUF1707 SHOCT-like domain-containing protein, producing MSLEQPPPGHRASDNDRERAAAVVQEAHSDGRLDFEELDERLSQIYSAKTQLELRTATADLVPVAHGSDAAELTIRAKHSAQNRQGPWQVPERLTAIAEHASVRLDFTDAVVRWPQIHVDARAKHSSVVLIVPEGWSVDMDTVDVVHGMAKNKATAPRAGGVRIRVTGQAKHGSIVVRHPRKRYWWWPWYRK
- a CDS encoding regulatory protein RecX, which produces MSKRGRARTPDDPDGPVDPELDPPADPHAAARTILLDKLTGQPRTRAELADVLAEREISDDVADEVLDRFVEVGLINDAAFATAWVESRHRGRGLGKRALAQELRRRGVDDELARDALEELDQDQEEETARALVRKKLRSMRSLEREVAMRRLLGLLGRKGYPGPLAMKVVKEELAASEEELPLLNDSGLEAE
- a CDS encoding type 1 glutamine amidotransferase — translated: MTTTVLIIENDPGSGPGRLLDWITARGLTPVVVRAHAGEPVPADPDGHAALILLGGGMLPDADTDSPWLPAERELLRTTVEGDQVPVLGICLGAQLLAHTFGGEVLGKHGLPEKGVTELTLLPDAQADPLLAGLPSTVPAIESHQDQITRLPDEAVLLMSSERCPHQMLRIGRGWGVQFHPEVAAERVRTWKPDTLRAWGFDPDDVVAEADRRADELEQTWSAVFGRFLDIALLPPGRGRPGWTGTGATVDA
- a CDS encoding antitoxin, whose amino-acid sequence is MSDFQEQAKNWLRNVVKQNPDKIKAGVEKAGDLIDKQTGGKYAEKVDSVQEKVGQYVDSQSGDQSGSTSSGDQSTPDSTTSDSTTTASSTSGSASGSTASEAPGDTAGSGNTAAPGGGTPPPEGMSDDSEPAGSADDSADPLGAEADQTGEARADQSPTETGEESAAGRGDGAPDAATQDGAGGSSGGVVGGETPNPADQPAASTGSTTEGAGTGGTSTQPGATSQDKTDEGGLPGPRDS
- the rny gene encoding ribonuclease Y codes for the protein MQQLSALSAVSFAAMPTAASIGLVLVGSLIAVLLAWIGLSLSRRKVADATAAATAAEANAKLEAATAISEAKSAGDRIRREAEDEATAVRARAKEAEQRADESRRQAEEQRRQAEDRGSEIRREAEQRASAVRREAEAEAQSIREDLREQRLEMERREHRLTEREERLDELNVGLDERKAELTTQLAEIDRQRAEIRDLEEERRRILEGVANLTAEQAKTELIAAIETEAKRHAHTIVREIERQALDEGETKARKIITGAVQRLASEQTSESVVSVVHLPSDDMKGRIIGREGRNIRSFEQTTGVNLIIDDTPEAVLLSCFDPVRRETARLTLDSLVLDGRIHPSRIEEIYERSRGEVAELCERAAEDAMAEVGITDLHPELIRTMGLLRYRTSYGQNVLKHLIESAHIAGMMAAELGLDPKLCKRGAFLHDIGKALTHESEGSHAIVGADLARKYGETDDVVHCIEAHHNEVEVRTVEAVLTQAADAVSGGRPGARRESLEAYVQRLERLEEIAMHHDGVEKVFAMQAGREIRVMVLPDAVDDIAAQVMARDIAKQVEEELTYPGQIRVTVVRESRATEVAK
- the recA gene encoding recombinase RecA, with the translated sequence MAGAASAERAAADREKALATALTQIERQCGKGSVMRLGEQGKAPIEVIPTGSISLDIALGIGGLPRGRVVEIYGPESSGKTTVALHAVANAQRAGGIAAFIDAEHALDPEYARKLGVDTDALLVSQPDSGEQALEIADMLVRSGAIDIVVIDSVAALVPRAEIEGEMGDSHVGLQARLMSQALRKMTGAVSGTGTTAIFINQLREKIGVMFGSPETTTGGKALKFYASVRLDVRRIESLKDGSDVVGNRTRVKVVKNKVAPPFKQAEFDIIYGQGISREGSLLDLGVDQGFVRKAGAWFTYESDQLGQGRENARNFLRDNPDLANELEKKIKEKMGIGPTVDEPAAAPAEVDVDF
- a CDS encoding DUF6458 family protein, which translates into the protein MRIGAGILLIALGGIIAFAIRDTSGPVNFTVVGIIIMLAGAAGMWLSYRLANQRGADEKPIIDPVVEDQYSTAPHEYPVEEPIDVTPTHLREESPRRF
- a CDS encoding acyl-CoA dehydrogenase family protein, translating into MTGSVDLLDVDSLLTEEEVDVRAAARRFADERLRPSLPEWFESGSIPARELAKELGSLGLLGMHLTGYGCAGLGPVAYGLACLEIEAADSGMRSLVSVQGSLAMYALWKYGSEEQKQEWLPRMAAGEAIGCFGLTEPDFGSNPAGMRTAARRDGDDWILNGSKMWITNGSVADVAIVWARTDDGVRGFAVPTDTPGFSAPEVTRKLSLRASVTSELVLSDVRLPASAMLPGAKGLSGPLGCLNEARFGIIFGAMGAARDCLETAIEYAGERQVFDKPLAAYQLTQAKLADMAVELTKGTLLAVHLGRLKERGALRPEQVSVGKLNNVREAIAIARECRTILAANGISGEYPIMRHANNLESVLTYEGTSEVHQLVIGQALTGHAAFR
- a CDS encoding ArsR/SmtB family transcription factor, with product MTKYLDEGGADAGLDRMFRALADGTRRAMVARLVHGPASVSQLAEPFGMALPTVVQHLRVLEEAQIVSSEKVGRVRTYQLVPDAMVPANAWIVAHRRPQERQLDRLGDYLTNHRSPEEN